One stretch of Rhodoferax lithotrophicus DNA includes these proteins:
- a CDS encoding BON domain-containing protein yields the protein MNIKTLLTAAMMAAALLTTAGCAVSRGQETVGAYVDDAGITTLVKSRMAESKAVSASSISVETLNGVVMLSGFAKSSSEKAAAESIARGVNNVKSVRNEIAVRP from the coding sequence ATGAACATCAAAACTCTTCTTACCGCCGCCATGATGGCCGCCGCCCTGTTAACCACCGCCGGTTGTGCGGTAAGCCGCGGCCAGGAAACCGTGGGCGCTTATGTGGACGATGCCGGCATCACCACACTGGTCAAATCCCGCATGGCCGAGAGTAAAGCTGTCAGCGCCTCATCCATCAGCGTTGAAACGCTCAACGGTGTGGTCATGCTGTCAGGCTTTGCCAAGAGCAGCTCGGAAAAAGCCGCCGCAGAAAGCATTGCACGGGGTGTCAACAACGTGAAGTCAGTTCGTAACGAAATTGCCGTTCGTCCTTGA
- a CDS encoding type I restriction endonuclease subunit R, which produces MTESQLEQETLAWLADVGYTHLYGPDIAHDGPQPERSHYRQVLLPFRLREAILKLNPGVPTAAREDALRQVQDLEHPALLSANRHFHRLLVTGVPVQYQKDGQTQGDFVRLVDWANPGRNEWLAVNQFSIKGSHHTRRPDIILFVNGLPLVLLELKNPADLNADIWKAFDQFQTYKDQIPDVFQYNEVLVITDGTQALMGSLSANAERFMAWRTIDGTLLDPLGEFNELQTLVRGVLAPAYLLDYLRYFVLFEDDGGIVKKIAGYHQFHAVRLAIGQVVAASRAGGTQKGGVVWHTQGSGKSITMTCFAARVMQEPEMKNPTIVVITDRNDLDGQLFGVFSLAQDLLREQPVQARTRQELRSLLANRPSGGIVFATIQKFMPGEDEDLFPVLSNRHNMVVIADEAHRTQYGFAAKIKTRQQSYKQNSPLAQVQNAQAAIKTIATGEGLLTPHRVEFEAPAYAVSSAQASERYLAGYAQHLRDALPHATFVAFTGTPVSSTDHDTRAVFGDYIHVYDMQQAKEDGATVAIYYESRLAKLSLNAADLAHIDDEVDELTEDEEESDQSRLKSHWAALEKVVGAEPRVASVAADLVAHFEERNQAQTGKAMVVAMSRDICVHLYNEIVKLRPHWHDADPEQGVVKIVMTGSASDKALLRPHIHSPQTKKRLEKRFKDPTDPLRLVIVRDMWLTGFDAPCVHTLYVDKPMKGHNLMQAIARVNRVFKDKQGGLVVDYIGIGNELKAAMKEYTQSKGRGKPTVDAHEAYSVLMEKLDVLRTMLHGFDFSGFLNGGHKTLAGAANHVLGIQSGTPGKGQRDGKKRFADAALAMSRAFTLCCTLDEAKAVREEVAFMQGVKVILTKKETSARKRTDEQRELAIRQIINSAVVSERVVDIFDAVGLDKPNIGLLDDEFLAQVKALPEKNLAVELLERLLEGEIKSRFASNVVQDKKFSEMLSNVITRYQNRSIETAQVMEELVAMAKKFREAAARGDELGLTEDEVRFYDALVTNESAVRELSDETLKKIAHELTENLRQNLTVDWSERESVRAKLRLMVKRILRKYKYPPDLQDAAVELVLQQAQVMGQAYT; this is translated from the coding sequence ATGACCGAATCTCAACTCGAACAAGAAACCCTGGCCTGGCTGGCCGACGTGGGCTACACCCACCTCTATGGCCCGGACATCGCCCATGACGGCCCCCAGCCCGAGCGCAGCCACTACCGCCAGGTGCTGCTGCCGTTTCGCCTGCGTGAAGCCATCCTCAAACTCAACCCCGGCGTGCCCACTGCCGCCCGTGAAGACGCTTTGCGGCAGGTGCAAGACTTGGAGCACCCGGCGCTGCTGAGCGCCAACCGGCACTTTCACCGCCTGCTGGTCACGGGTGTGCCGGTGCAGTACCAGAAAGACGGCCAAACCCAGGGTGATTTTGTGCGGCTGGTGGACTGGGCCAATCCCGGGCGCAACGAATGGCTGGCGGTGAACCAGTTTTCAATCAAAGGCTCGCACCACACCCGCCGCCCCGACATCATCCTGTTTGTCAACGGCCTGCCACTGGTGCTGCTGGAGCTGAAAAACCCGGCAGACCTGAATGCCGATATCTGGAAGGCGTTTGACCAATTCCAGACCTACAAAGACCAGATCCCCGACGTGTTCCAGTACAACGAGGTGCTGGTCATCACCGATGGCACGCAGGCGCTGATGGGCTCACTGTCAGCCAATGCCGAGCGTTTCATGGCCTGGCGCACCATTGACGGCACGCTGCTCGACCCGCTGGGTGAGTTCAACGAGCTGCAAACACTGGTGCGTGGGGTGCTGGCTCCCGCATACCTGCTGGACTACCTGCGCTACTTTGTGCTGTTTGAGGACGATGGCGGCATCGTCAAGAAAATTGCCGGTTACCACCAGTTTCACGCCGTGCGTCTGGCCATTGGGCAGGTGGTGGCTGCATCCCGTGCCGGTGGCACGCAAAAAGGTGGTGTGGTCTGGCACACCCAGGGCAGCGGCAAGAGCATCACCATGACCTGCTTTGCGGCTCGGGTGATGCAAGAGCCGGAGATGAAAAACCCGACCATCGTGGTGATCACCGACCGCAATGACCTGGACGGCCAGTTGTTTGGTGTGTTCAGTCTGGCGCAAGACCTGCTGCGCGAGCAGCCGGTGCAGGCCCGTACCCGCCAAGAGTTACGCAGCTTGCTGGCCAACCGGCCCAGCGGCGGCATTGTGTTTGCCACCATCCAGAAGTTCATGCCGGGTGAAGATGAAGACCTGTTTCCGGTGCTCTCAAACCGCCACAACATGGTGGTGATTGCAGACGAGGCGCACCGCACGCAATACGGCTTTGCGGCCAAAATAAAAACCCGCCAACAAAGTTATAAGCAAAATAGCCCTCTAGCACAGGTACAGAATGCGCAAGCAGCTATAAAAACAATAGCTACTGGTGAGGGTTTGCTCACTCCGCACCGGGTCGAGTTTGAGGCACCAGCCTACGCAGTGTCCTCTGCGCAAGCCAGTGAGCGCTACCTGGCCGGTTACGCCCAGCACCTGCGTGATGCCTTGCCCCATGCCACTTTTGTGGCCTTTACCGGCACGCCCGTCAGCAGCACCGACCACGACACCCGCGCGGTGTTTGGCGACTACATCCATGTGTATGACATGCAGCAGGCCAAGGAAGACGGGGCCACGGTGGCAATTTATTACGAATCGCGCCTGGCCAAACTCAGCCTGAACGCGGCTGACCTGGCGCACATCGACGACGAGGTGGACGAGCTGACCGAAGACGAGGAGGAAAGTGACCAGTCGCGCCTGAAAAGCCACTGGGCTGCGTTGGAAAAAGTCGTGGGTGCCGAACCCCGCGTGGCCAGCGTGGCGGCTGACCTGGTAGCGCATTTTGAAGAGCGCAACCAGGCCCAGACCGGCAAAGCCATGGTGGTGGCCATGAGCCGCGACATTTGTGTGCACCTGTACAACGAAATCGTCAAACTGCGCCCGCACTGGCACGACGCTGACCCGGAACAGGGTGTGGTCAAGATTGTGATGACCGGCTCCGCCAGCGACAAGGCCTTGCTGCGGCCCCACATTCACAGCCCTCAGACCAAGAAGCGGCTGGAAAAGCGCTTCAAAGACCCGACCGACCCGCTGCGCCTGGTGATCGTGCGCGACATGTGGCTCACCGGCTTTGATGCGCCCTGTGTACACACCCTGTACGTGGACAAACCCATGAAGGGCCATAACCTGATGCAGGCCATTGCCCGTGTCAACCGCGTGTTCAAAGACAAACAAGGCGGCCTGGTGGTGGACTACATCGGTATTGGCAATGAGCTCAAGGCCGCCATGAAGGAGTACACCCAGTCCAAAGGTCGGGGCAAGCCCACGGTGGACGCTCATGAGGCCTACAGCGTGCTGATGGAAAAGCTCGATGTGCTGCGCACCATGCTGCACGGTTTTGATTTCAGCGGTTTCCTGAACGGTGGCCACAAAACCCTGGCCGGTGCGGCCAACCATGTGCTGGGCATCCAGTCTGGCACACCCGGCAAAGGTCAGCGCGACGGTAAAAAGCGCTTTGCCGACGCGGCCTTGGCCATGAGCCGTGCCTTCACCCTGTGCTGCACGCTGGATGAGGCCAAAGCCGTGCGGGAAGAAGTGGCCTTCATGCAGGGTGTGAAAGTAATCCTGACCAAGAAAGAGACCTCTGCCCGGAAACGCACCGACGAGCAGCGTGAGCTGGCGATTCGCCAGATCATCAATTCAGCCGTGGTGTCCGAGCGGGTGGTGGACATTTTTGACGCGGTCGGCCTGGACAAGCCTAACATTGGCCTGCTGGATGACGAGTTTCTGGCCCAGGTGAAAGCCTTGCCGGAGAAAAATCTGGCGGTGGAGTTGCTGGAGCGACTGCTGGAGGGCGAAATCAAAAGCCGCTTTGCCAGCAACGTGGTGCAGGACAAAAAGTTCTCAGAAATGCTCTCCAACGTCATCACGCGTTACCAAAACCGAAGCATCGAGACCGCGCAGGTGATGGAAGAGCTGGTGGCCATGGCCAAAAAGTTCCGCGAAGCCGCTGCGCGGGGTGATGAGCTTGGCCTGACCGAAGACGAAGTGCGCTTTTACGACGCACTGGTAACCAATGAATCCGCAGTGCGCGAGCTGAGTGATGAAACCCTGAAAAAAATCGCCCATGAGCTGACCGAAAACCTGCGTCAAAACCTCACGGTGGACTGGTCAGAGCGCGAAAGTGTGCGCGCCAAGTTGCGGCTGATGGTGAAACGTATTCTGCGCAAGTACAAATATCCGCCGGATTTACAGGATGCGGCGGTGGAGCTGGTGTTACAGCAGGCTCAAGTGATGGGTCAGGCTTATACCTAA
- a CDS encoding Fic family protein translates to MSALTPLEQLNPARFETPAILKKLASSSRKLAELKGVAASIPNQGILINTLALQEAKDSSEIENIVTTHDELFKDDVLPESFANPAAKEVLRYRQALRVGFEQVQGSGLLTCNHIIQIQGELERNNAGFRKLPGTALKDGGGQTIYTPPQDPAEIIELMRGLERFINEAELFDADPLIKMALIHHQFESIHPFYDGNGRTGRIVNVLYLVKEGLLDIPVLYLSQHIVRHKADYYRLLQTVRDEDTWEDWVLYLLEAVEVTAGQTIATVQAIKTTLFDYKQRIRAGYKFYSQDLINNLFMHPYTKIEFVQRDLGLSRITATKYLEALTEGGFVQKQKIGRSNYYVNIALNALLQGQAPVRP, encoded by the coding sequence ATGTCCGCACTCACGCCGCTTGAACAACTCAACCCCGCCCGGTTCGAGACACCGGCCATCCTCAAAAAGCTGGCCAGCAGCAGCCGCAAGCTGGCTGAGTTGAAGGGTGTAGCGGCCTCCATTCCCAATCAGGGCATTTTGATCAACACGTTGGCGCTGCAAGAGGCCAAGGACAGCTCCGAGATTGAGAACATCGTCACCACCCACGACGAGCTGTTCAAGGACGATGTGCTGCCTGAGTCGTTTGCCAACCCGGCCGCCAAAGAGGTGCTGCGTTACCGCCAGGCCTTGCGGGTCGGGTTTGAGCAGGTGCAAGGCAGTGGCTTGCTCACCTGCAACCACATCATCCAGATTCAGGGCGAATTGGAGCGCAACAATGCGGGTTTTCGCAAGCTGCCAGGCACGGCGCTCAAAGATGGTGGTGGCCAGACCATTTACACCCCGCCCCAAGACCCGGCAGAGATCATTGAACTCATGCGAGGTTTGGAGCGCTTCATCAATGAGGCCGAGCTGTTTGATGCTGACCCCTTGATCAAGATGGCGCTGATCCACCACCAGTTTGAGAGCATCCACCCGTTCTACGATGGCAATGGCCGCACCGGGCGCATTGTGAATGTGCTGTATCTGGTCAAAGAAGGCTTGCTGGACATCCCCGTGCTGTACCTCAGCCAACACATCGTGCGCCACAAGGCAGACTATTACCGCTTGCTGCAAACCGTGCGTGATGAAGACACCTGGGAAGACTGGGTGCTGTACCTGCTGGAGGCCGTCGAAGTGACCGCCGGGCAGACTATCGCCACCGTGCAGGCGATCAAGACCACGCTGTTTGACTACAAGCAGCGCATTCGCGCGGGCTACAAGTTCTACAGCCAGGACTTGATCAACAACCTGTTTATGCACCCCTACACCAAAATCGAGTTTGTGCAGCGGGACTTGGGGCTATCGCGCATCACGGCCACCAAATACCTGGAAGCACTGACGGAGGGTGGGTTTGTGCAAAAGCAAAAAATAGGTCGCAGCAACTACTACGTGAACATTGCCTTGAACGCGCTCTTGCAGGGCCAAGCCCCAGTGAGGCCCTGA
- a CDS encoding RNA-binding domain-containing protein — MFDLKTVEDLSLLRESVAMECKLAQGQNGQGEIPKDFWSSYSAMANAHGGVVLLGVREKDGAFSMAGLSHAAKLRTDLFNNLNNPAKVSVNLLSDADVQELVVDDKTILAITIPQATRKQKPVFLHGQPLGNTYRRLNDGDRKCDDETVKRMLAEQMEDSRDARILDKFGMRDLDADSLRAYRNAFAVHRPGHPWLNADDDEFLRLIGGWREDRASGEVGLTAAGLLMFGQWTSITEAFGLYFLDYQERPADAQSQTRWLDRIVPDGAWSGNLYDFFRRVIRKLTEDLKVPFVLQGGERVDDTPVHQALREALVNTLIHADYTGRASVLVVKQPSGFVFRNPGMMRVPVAQALAGGASDCRNRTLHQMFLFINLGERAGSGLPKIRSGWEDMGNAVRLADSFEPFEQTTLEMNWGRGFSGVLTETPVKTPVKTPVKTPEQILEAMKSNAEITVQELAALLGKSESAIHRAIRKLRDAGQIERIGGDKGGHWEVRS; from the coding sequence ATGTTTGATTTGAAGACCGTGGAAGACTTGTCGCTACTGCGTGAGTCCGTTGCTATGGAATGTAAGCTGGCCCAAGGTCAGAACGGCCAGGGCGAAATTCCCAAAGACTTCTGGTCTAGCTATTCCGCCATGGCCAATGCCCACGGTGGTGTAGTGTTGCTGGGCGTGCGCGAGAAAGACGGCGCGTTCAGTATGGCAGGTCTGAGCCATGCCGCCAAGCTGAGGACTGACCTGTTCAACAACCTGAACAACCCGGCCAAGGTCAGTGTCAATCTGCTGAGTGATGCTGACGTGCAAGAGTTGGTGGTGGACGACAAGACCATTCTGGCCATCACTATCCCCCAAGCCACGCGCAAGCAAAAACCGGTGTTCTTGCACGGCCAGCCCTTGGGCAACACTTACCGCCGCCTGAATGACGGCGACCGCAAGTGTGACGACGAAACGGTGAAGCGCATGCTGGCCGAGCAGATGGAGGACAGCCGCGATGCGCGAATTCTGGACAAATTTGGCATGCGCGACCTGGATGCAGACAGCTTGCGCGCGTACCGCAATGCCTTTGCCGTGCATCGGCCCGGACACCCATGGCTGAACGCGGACGACGACGAGTTTTTGCGGCTGATCGGCGGTTGGCGCGAAGACCGCGCGAGTGGTGAGGTGGGCTTGACTGCTGCCGGGCTGTTGATGTTTGGGCAATGGACTTCGATCACAGAGGCGTTTGGGCTCTACTTTCTGGATTACCAGGAGCGCCCAGCGGATGCGCAGTCGCAAACCCGTTGGCTGGATCGCATCGTGCCCGATGGTGCTTGGTCGGGCAATCTGTATGACTTCTTTCGCCGCGTGATTCGCAAGCTGACCGAAGACCTGAAGGTGCCTTTTGTGTTGCAGGGTGGGGAGCGGGTGGATGACACGCCTGTGCATCAAGCCCTGCGTGAGGCTTTGGTGAACACGCTTATCCATGCGGACTACACGGGGCGGGCCTCGGTGCTGGTGGTCAAGCAGCCTTCGGGCTTTGTGTTTCGCAACCCCGGCATGATGCGCGTGCCGGTAGCACAAGCTTTGGCGGGTGGTGCAAGTGACTGCCGTAACCGCACTTTGCACCAGATGTTTCTGTTCATCAATCTGGGGGAACGGGCGGGCTCTGGTTTGCCCAAAATTCGCTCGGGGTGGGAGGACATGGGGAATGCGGTGCGTCTGGCGGATTCGTTCGAGCCGTTTGAGCAGACCACACTGGAGATGAACTGGGGGCGTGGTTTCAGTGGCGTTTTGACCGAAACGCCAGTGAAAACGCCAGTGAAAACGCCAGTGAAAACGCCGGAGCAAATTCTCGAAGCGATGAAAAGCAATGCAGAGATCACCGTGCAAGAGCTGGCTGCACTGCTTGGAAAGTCCGAGAGCGCCATCCATCGTGCCATCCGAAAACTACGCGATGCAGGCCAAATTGAACGGATAGGTGGCGACAAAGGCGGGCACTGGGAGGTGAGATCATGA
- a CDS encoding DUF3800 domain-containing protein, with protein sequence MTTKPGTQYALFEVAETSPLESPPTDNPETRFSDYVVYVDESGDHSLASINPDFPVFVLALCVIHKRHYAEKIIPAVEKLKFNYFGHDSVVLHEHDIRKQKGEFAFLNRLPIRLEFVGQLSAIMDTSNFILIACVVDKARMGKSEGASTNPYHIALDICLEALRGFLAEKKQDHLLTHLVVECRGKKEDRELELEFRRIRDGSALGSRRLPFDIVFADKKTNLAGLQLADLVARPIGLNYIRPAQQNQAFDLLKRKFYCDGGRAHVGSGFENVGLMVYPPQKAKSPDEPTEAITPIENPQST encoded by the coding sequence ATGACCACAAAACCAGGCACCCAATACGCGCTTTTTGAAGTGGCTGAGACTTCTCCGCTAGAAAGCCCACCGACAGACAACCCAGAAACACGATTCAGTGATTACGTGGTCTATGTAGACGAAAGCGGCGACCATTCACTGGCCAGCATCAATCCGGACTTTCCGGTGTTTGTGCTGGCTTTGTGTGTAATTCATAAACGGCACTATGCCGAAAAAATTATCCCTGCCGTCGAGAAGTTGAAGTTCAACTACTTTGGTCACGACAGCGTGGTGCTTCACGAGCATGACATTCGCAAGCAAAAGGGTGAGTTTGCTTTTCTGAACCGCTTGCCCATCCGGCTTGAATTCGTAGGGCAACTGTCGGCCATCATGGATACCAGCAATTTCATCCTGATTGCCTGTGTGGTGGACAAGGCGCGCATGGGCAAAAGCGAAGGGGCATCGACCAATCCGTATCACATTGCTTTGGATATTTGTCTGGAGGCTTTGCGGGGATTTTTGGCAGAGAAAAAGCAAGACCATCTGCTAACGCATTTGGTGGTGGAGTGCAGAGGCAAAAAGGAAGATAGGGAGCTGGAATTGGAGTTTCGTAGGATTCGCGATGGCAGCGCTCTTGGAAGCAGACGACTTCCATTCGATATTGTTTTTGCTGACAAGAAGACCAATCTGGCGGGCTTGCAGTTGGCAGACTTGGTAGCTAGGCCCATTGGACTGAATTACATTCGCCCGGCACAGCAGAACCAGGCGTTTGACCTGCTGAAGCGCAAGTTTTACTGCGATGGCGGGCGTGCACACGTGGGCAGTGGTTTTGAGAACGTGGGCTTGATGGTTTACCCACCCCAGAAAGCGAAAAGCCCCGATGAACCCACCGAGGCTATAACGCCGATCGAGAACCCCCAATCCACTTGA
- a CDS encoding restriction endonuclease subunit S codes for MSAEWVTLTIGELVRKGEATVQTGPFGSQLHSHDYVTAGTAVIPTEAIGRGRILDIAVPQVDSMKAAGLARHRLRLGDILFARRGAQATGLSAIIDERFEGALCGTGALLLRIQSPRVDPNYLAMFLSSEAAYIWLRTHAVGAVMPNLNTDIIKGLPITLPGIEEQRSLARLFGTLDDRITLLRETNATLEAIAQALFKSWFVDFDPVRAKLEGRAPEGMDEATARLFPDSFEESELGLVPRGWRVLPIGDAVEAVGGATPDTKNPAYWEPAIHCWTTPKDLSGIAAPVLLDTERKLSDQGLAKIGSGALPIGTLLLSSRAPIGYLALAQVSLAINQGYIAMPPGGLLPPLYMLFWCRQNMENIKGRANGSTFMEISKKAFRPIPALLPSPEVVQVFATVAGALFDRLIENEKQAQTLATLRDTLLPRLISGQLRLPEAQSAAEDALA; via the coding sequence ATGAGTGCGGAGTGGGTCACGCTCACCATCGGTGAATTGGTGCGTAAGGGAGAGGCTACTGTTCAAACTGGCCCATTCGGCTCGCAGTTGCATAGCCATGATTACGTTACTGCAGGTACTGCGGTGATCCCGACAGAAGCCATCGGGCGCGGACGCATTCTCGACATTGCAGTGCCCCAAGTGGATTCAATGAAGGCCGCTGGACTCGCAAGACACCGCCTACGACTCGGAGACATTCTGTTTGCCCGTCGCGGCGCTCAAGCTACCGGCCTGTCCGCAATCATTGATGAGCGATTTGAGGGTGCGCTTTGTGGCACTGGCGCTTTATTGCTGCGAATTCAAAGCCCGCGAGTTGACCCCAACTACCTAGCGATGTTTCTGTCCAGCGAGGCCGCGTATATCTGGCTGAGAACACACGCGGTTGGTGCGGTCATGCCGAATCTAAACACGGACATTATCAAAGGGCTTCCGATTACGTTGCCGGGCATTGAAGAACAAAGAAGTCTCGCTCGTCTTTTTGGAACCCTCGACGACCGCATCACCCTGCTGCGCGAAACCAATGCCACGCTGGAAGCCATCGCCCAGGCGCTGTTCAAGTCGTGGTTTGTCGATTTCGACCCGGTACGCGCCAAGCTGGAAGGCCGCGCCCCCGAAGGCATGGATGAGGCCACCGCCCGGCTGTTTCCCGACAGCTTCGAGGAATCGGAGCTGGGCTTGGTGCCGAGAGGGTGGCGGGTTCTGCCAATTGGCGATGCGGTTGAAGCTGTCGGCGGCGCAACCCCGGACACCAAGAACCCCGCCTATTGGGAACCGGCAATCCACTGCTGGACAACACCGAAAGACCTGTCGGGCATTGCTGCGCCGGTGCTGCTGGACACTGAACGCAAACTCAGCGATCAAGGCCTAGCCAAGATCGGTTCTGGCGCGCTGCCCATTGGCACTTTGCTTTTGTCATCCCGCGCACCCATTGGCTATCTGGCGTTGGCGCAAGTCTCGCTGGCGATCAACCAAGGCTACATCGCGATGCCGCCCGGCGGCTTGTTGCCGCCTTTGTACATGCTGTTTTGGTGCCGTCAAAACATGGAAAACATCAAAGGCCGCGCCAATGGCTCGACTTTCATGGAGATCAGCAAAAAGGCGTTTCGGCCTATTCCGGCATTACTGCCGTCGCCAGAAGTGGTGCAGGTATTTGCAACCGTTGCGGGTGCTTTGTTTGATCGGCTGATCGAGAACGAGAAACAAGCCCAAACCCTAGCCACCCTGCGCGACACCCTGCTCCCGCGCCTGATCTCGGGTCAGTTGCGCCTGCCAGAGGCGCAGTCCGCCGCAGAGGATGCGCTGGCATGA
- a CDS encoding PDDEXK nuclease domain-containing protein, translating into MSTSKNKAVEKAPTTPAPLAATQPNAAKPSGYADFLREVKTEIRQRQRQALRAVNSEMLALYWWLGENISQRQATLGWGKAVVENLARDLQAEFPGRNGFSARNIWNMLNFFRDYADKPKLQPLVAEISWAKNLLIMARCKDDLEREFYLRATARFGWSKNVLQHQLDNHSYRQYLLGQTNFDAAVPEGIKAQAMLAIKDHYTFDFVGLAEQHSERELELSLVANLRGFLAEMGGAFTFVGNQFKLESDGRDYFIDLLLFHRRLRCLVAIELKIGEFKPEHKGQIEFYLDQLDQHHRVDGENPPIGIVICRSKTRTMVEYALRTMTRPLGIATYTVTPQLPANFQGELPSPEQIAERLAGWALESDGFEGEGV; encoded by the coding sequence ATGAGCACAAGCAAAAACAAGGCGGTTGAGAAAGCGCCGACAACACCCGCACCATTGGCAGCGACGCAGCCAAACGCGGCAAAGCCATCCGGTTACGCTGACTTTTTGCGGGAAGTCAAAACCGAAATTCGCCAGCGCCAGCGCCAGGCATTGCGGGCTGTCAACAGCGAGATGCTGGCGCTTTACTGGTGGCTGGGTGAAAACATCAGCCAACGCCAAGCCACATTGGGCTGGGGCAAAGCCGTGGTGGAGAATTTGGCGCGGGATTTACAGGCAGAGTTTCCGGGGCGCAACGGGTTTTCAGCACGCAACATTTGGAATATGCTGAACTTTTTCCGTGACTATGCCGACAAGCCAAAACTGCAACCACTGGTTGCAGAAATCAGTTGGGCCAAAAACCTGCTCATCATGGCACGCTGCAAAGACGACCTGGAGCGCGAGTTTTACCTGCGTGCCACCGCCCGCTTTGGCTGGTCAAAAAACGTGCTGCAGCATCAACTGGACAACCACAGCTACCGCCAATACCTGCTGGGGCAGACCAACTTTGACGCAGCCGTGCCTGAGGGCATCAAGGCGCAGGCCATGCTGGCCATCAAAGACCACTACACCTTTGATTTTGTGGGGCTGGCCGAACAGCATTCCGAACGCGAACTGGAGTTATCACTGGTGGCCAACCTGCGCGGTTTTCTGGCAGAAATGGGTGGTGCGTTCACCTTTGTCGGCAACCAGTTCAAGCTGGAAAGTGATGGCCGCGACTACTTTATCGACCTGCTGCTGTTTCACCGGCGGCTGCGCTGCCTGGTGGCGATTGAATTGAAGATTGGCGAGTTCAAACCCGAGCACAAGGGGCAAATCGAGTTCTATCTGGATCAGCTCGACCAGCATCACCGCGTGGATGGCGAAAACCCGCCCATTGGCATCGTGATTTGCCGCAGCAAGACGCGCACGATGGTGGAATACGCTCTGCGCACCATGACCCGCCCGCTGGGCATTGCCACCTACACCGTCACCCCACAACTGCCCGCCAACTTTCAGGGCGAGTTGCCCAGCCCGGAACAGATCGCGGAACGTTTGGCAGGCTGGGCGTTGGAGTCGGATGGGTTTGAGGGGGAGGGGGTATGA
- a CDS encoding type II toxin-antitoxin system PemK/MazF family toxin: MGTFATRQVVLLPFPFSDLTASKLRPALVLANAGKGDWVLCQITSNPYADTSAVVITDADFEQGSLQRMSYARASKLFTANESLFQRAAGQLTPERHSQVVQVIVELLQAGG; this comes from the coding sequence ATGGGCACATTTGCAACCCGCCAAGTAGTTTTGCTGCCATTTCCGTTTTCTGACCTCACCGCAAGCAAACTGCGCCCCGCCCTGGTATTGGCAAATGCCGGCAAAGGTGACTGGGTGCTGTGCCAAATCACCAGCAACCCTTACGCAGATACATCTGCTGTTGTCATCACTGATGCAGATTTTGAGCAAGGCAGCCTGCAACGTATGAGCTACGCCCGGGCCAGCAAGCTTTTTACCGCGAATGAAAGCCTGTTCCAACGTGCAGCCGGGCAACTCACGCCCGAACGCCATAGTCAGGTGGTACAGGTCATTGTGGAGTTGCTGCAGGCCGGGGGATAA